One Oryctolagus cuniculus chromosome 7, mOryCun1.1, whole genome shotgun sequence genomic window, TACCTAAGACACCACCCTCTTTCCATTCTGACCCTTTGTCCTGTGTTTTCTGTAACTTCCGCATGCAGTGTGGTCACCAGGTTCTCAGACACgactcttcctcctgctcccatTGTTGCCGGTCTCCTTCAGGTCATCAGCTCTTGCCTGAACTACTGCAACAGCCTTTTGAGCTGTCTTCCCAACTGCAGGTCAGCCCCAAATCCAGACCCTTTTCTATCCAGGTAGTCTCCAAAAAGCTAGGCCTGCCCTGCGATGCCTCTGTGGCTGCAGGATGGAGTCCAGGCCTGGCATTTAAGTCAAGCCCTTACAACTGGGTCTGACGTAATAAACATCAGCTTGTCTCACGCACCCCGTACAGTGTAGCCCCACATAGGGTACACGCTGTTCCCTGGTCCTGACACACCCTTCCCTTCCTCACTGCCCAATAGAATACTCTTCAGCCTTCAAGGCACAGAGGCACAGATCAAATATCATCCCCCCGTCAAACACCATCCAGTTCCTCGAGGCAGAGTTagctgctccctgctctgtctTCCCATGGAGGTACTGCCCAGCTGCTGTGAGGGCTCTGGTCCTGGCGGGAGCACTGACCCAGCAGGAGGAGCCTGGGCTTTCCAGGTAAGCAGAGCACACTGCACATTCCCAGTCTATCCCTTACTGGAAGCTCTATGTTGGGAAAGCTGCTTCCCCACTCCGAGTTCCAGTTTGTTTGATCACTAAATAGGAACAATGATGCCCACCACGGAGGCAGCCGGGTGGGAAGGGTTCAGAAATCTCATACAGACACAGCACCGAGTCCTGCAGACTGTCTTGCTTCAAATCCTGCCTCTATGGCTtgctagctgtgtggccttggactCGTAATTTCACGCCTcagtgtccctctctgtaacaaaGGGAAAATACTAGTTTGCGTTCACTCACAGCATGGTGAAGATTGAGATCACAAGGATTagtgcttagaacagtgcctgatttatataaaagcttaaaaactgcCTTTTTCTTATAAGAGTATCTAACTTATAGCAGATATTCAATGACCAATAGATCTGTGATTAACTGCAAGCGTGTCTGCTTCCTCTGAGAGATCAGGAGGCATGGAGTCCAGGCCCTATGCCTTATTCCCCTTTGTTTCCCTGGTGTCTAGCCTAGTACTTGGCCCTCAGTGGACAGTCTGAGTTGCATTGGTTTCATAATAGGTgagaagtcaaaaaaaaaaaaaaaaaaaaaaaaggagagcaagTGATAGCATCAGAATTGGTGATCAGGAAAGGGGGATGGTGGCAAGCTGTTAACTCCAAGATGGAAGAGATCTTTGCTTAACACCAGCACTTGCACAGTGCCTGATACACAGTTGGTAAATTATAAATTCTTATTGAATGAAGAACAAAAGGAGCACCATGCGAGGTAACTGTGGTTGGAAAGAGAAGCCAGAGAGGTGCCTgagcaggagggggtggggttaCAGGATAAGGAATGGGAACAGACAAACGTCTGCCACCTCCAGCCCCAGTGGTTAGAGAGAGTGGGCAGGAGTTGGGGATGGTAGGGCCGCTTGGTCTCTGAGACAGGGATGCCAGCTGCTGCTCGAAACGAGAAGGAAGATGCACTGGATGCTGGGACAGTGAGCTGGACCAGGGAGGGGAGGATGGGCATGAGAAAGTGAGCCCTAAGCAACAGGGCGAGGGTGAGAGCTCCAGGAAGGGCTGACCTTTCCTTGCAGGTGGACAGTCAGTGGGTAGCAGGCCAGTGTGGCCTGAGTGTACCAGGGCATCAGCTGCCGCAGGCCCATGGCACGGGGAGGGCAGGACGGAGGGTCGGAAGGGAGGGGTACCTTGATGCCTGCGCTCCGGCACTTGCCCACAGCATCTGGCACAGCAGCCCGGGGCGGGTCGATCATGGACATGAGTCCCACAAAGCAGAGCTTCTCCGTGGGAAAGTTCAGTTCATCCGTGTCAAATTTGAAGCCCCGAGGAAACTTCCCAGAGGGCAGGTTCAGGTGACAGAAGCCTGAAGCGGGGCAGAGGGGGAGAAGTGAGAGTTTTGGAGGGGCTGCCCGGATTCCCTTctcagtcctgctccctgcttccaGCCCTCACCCAGCACACGCTCGCCAAGGCCTCCCAGCTCCATGTAGGCGTTTTGAAAGGCATCTTGCATCTCCTTGTCAAGAGGGATCTCCTTGCCCTGCACCAGGATGGTGGAGCACCGGTCCAGGATACGCTCTGGGGCTCCCTTCATCACCAGCACGTGGCTCTGGGGGCTGTCTTCTCGCTCGTGGATGGACAACTGGGGAACAGACAGGCGGTTATAGATGGGGCTGTGCCGATCTCAggagctccagggcccagcacagagcctggtACAGAGCTGTGGCTGGTACGGAGCCCTCACCCTTAAACAATAGCCCAGCTCACTAACGACTGCCAGCAAAGGGAGAACCTCTGTGCAGAGGGGTGTCGAGTCCTGAAAGTCCCAACTCATGTGATCTGACAGTCACCTCCGTAGGACACTCATTCATTCCACAGTCATTAAGATCACTAAGACAGGACctgtgccaggggctgggtgcCGCTCACCAGCGCCCCCTACCCAACGCTGGCCACAGGGGCTCTACTTGTATGCTGATTCAGAACTTGGTGGAGACTGCATTCCTGGCATTTAACAGGTGCCTCAAAGCTGAGGGACTCCACAGAAGTGTGGCTCCCTTGAATGGGATGTAAAAGTTACAGGAATGTGGCTGGTGGACAGGGAGTTGTGAGAAGAAGAGCTGAGAGGGTGCTGGTTTCTAGAAAGGAGTGCAATAAGGGTTAGGAGTTAATTGCAAGCAGACATGTTGTCATATAAGTTGTTATGTGGGCTGAGGCAACAGCCAGAGAACTTTATCCTCAgatgcctcctcctcctcctctgactAATGGTTTCCCTTTGGCTTTGTCCCCTGCCCcatttctgtccctctctccctctgtccagaCCTGATACTTATTGGTGGAGTTGAACGGAATCTCTGCCACCTTGGGGTTTCTGTCCCTCATCTTCCTCACTGAGCCACAGGAGAGCTCAATGCACTTGAGCAGTGCTGACTCGGAAGCGTCGCCTGCCGTGTCCCGCTGCCGGGAGAGAAGAGAATCCAGCGTCACAGAAGGGAGTGGAGGACCGGGTGAGAAGGGCCCTGAGGCCCACTAGGTAGCCACGGACTGTGAAAGGGAAAGGGAACGGCCACCTCCTACCTTAGACACAGAGATGTTCTCCTGCCCAGCCTTGAAGACAGCACGGTTGCAAAGCCCAGCAATCCGAGACAGGGCCGTCCAGGTTGGGGATCGCTTGTCAAAAGTGGCccctgggagcagaggagggagaaTCAGGATTGTGGCTCCCCTTGGGCACGCTCATGGCACCCCAGCTGTCCCGCCACGCCGGCTCCCTTAGTGTCCCCCCTCCACTCCCGCCCTGCCTCGGGAGTGCCCGGTCACCAGACTGGTCTTCGGTGGTGTCAGCCTCATGGATCTGGTTGTCAAACCACATGTGGGCGACGGTCATGCGGTTCTGGGTGAGGGTGCCCGTCTTGTCCGAGCAGATGGTAGAGGTGGAGCCCAGTGTCTCCACAGCCTCCAGGTTCTTTACCAGGCAGTTCTTCCGCGCCATGCGCTTGGCTGTCAGGGTCAGGCACACCTGGTAGAGAGAGAATAAAGGCCAGGTAAGCCTGGAGCCTCAGCTGGCTATGATCTCACCCTAGACCATGGCTCTCCTCCTCTGGATCCTCCTCCACAAACAGGAATGGGTGGAATGTAGTTGTAAAAGTGAGTGTGTTTGATTTTAACCACGTTGACTTGAGATCATGGGGTATATTCATGTgcaagacacagcagagagatgaGGATATTTGACTTAGagcttgagaaagagagagagagagaagcgatGTGAAAGCCACTTACACAGAAGGGGCTCTAGGGACTGTGGGAGGAGAGGGGCTCACTCCAGGGGCAAAAATtgatgagcagagagctgaggtCTGAGAGTCagggtgggagaggaaggaggggagagaggagaagacagccagggcctggcacatcACAGCCACGAACAAAGGACAGAACTCCAGGACGGCGCACAGCAGTATCCATTTCACAGCAGGGAGGTGAGAAAGGTCACTGGATTTGCTGGTCAGTCACTGGTGACCTTTGAGAGAGCCTCTGTAGGACAGCTGGCTGGGACGGGCCCAAGTGCAGGCAGGAGACAGGCACACGGGTGATGAGCAAGCGCCACAGTGGACCTGAGGTTTTCAGACTCAAATTCTGAGCTATGTGTTCAATGACCGCTGGGTTCAGCATCTGATCTGTGACTTCAGGGAACAGAAGAGGAACACTGCTGGCAAGCAACAAGCCCCTGTGCCTCTGTCATTACAAGGAAGGGGTAGCAAGACCTCCCCCCTGGTGACACTTCAGCCTGAGCCACTCACGGTGACGGTGGCCAGGAGCCCCTCCGGCACGTTGGCCACAATGATGCCGATGAGGAAGATGACTGCTTCCAGCCAGCTGTAGCCCAGGATGAGAGAAAGCACGAAGAAGGAGACCCCCAGGAACACGGCCACTCCCGTGATCAGCTGGATGAAATGTTCAATCTCCATGGCTATGGGCGTCCGTCCGACCTCAAGGCCCGAGGCGAGAGTGGCTATGCGGCCCATCACTGTCCGGTCCCCAGTGGCAATCACGATGCCCCTGGCAGTGCCTACAACATACACAGGGACAGCAGGTTAGGTACGTTGGGGCTCCTAGGGACTGAAGTCCCAGCCTACACCCTGAGCAGGGGAAACCTTGCTCATCACAGAGAGAATGAGCCAAAGACTCAGCCCCTGGAGGCCACTTCCAGGAGACTGTGCCTCACACAGGCTTGTCCTTCCTGTACAGGACAGCAACCCCAGCTCCTACAACAGCAAATTATTTCCCCTTGCACTTGGGCCTGGAGAGAAGTCATGTGATTAAGGTCCAAGTTCAAATGGAAGAGAttgaagaagtaaaataaaaagtgccTGCAGCATTTCAGTGAAATCAATCTTGTATTTGATATCATCCAAAAGTGTATTATGAGCACAAAGTAAAGCACTCAATATGGATTTTCTATTTACCATACTCTCCAGATTTTCTTTGTCAACACTAAGCATGAATCTATGTGAGAAGCTGGGCAATTGCCAGCCCTTGTATGGCACTGCAGGGGTCTTCAGGGAAGGaagtgtggtgtagtggatagaGTATGTATGTTGCAGCCAATCAAATCTGGGGTTCAACCCTTGCTGAATTCCTACCTAGGGGTTGTCTTAATAATTAAACACtatggcacatagtaggcatttGACAAATGTTAGTTCCATTcgtttcctctcctctcttcaaagCCAATTACGAAGTGAGCAATGGGAATATCTAACTAGGCATTTGTGCATAAATCAATTGTGGGAATGTACAGGAAGCTTCAGAATCTCAGCACattaaatattcaggaaatttaaTGTGTGGTGGGTTTCAGTGTAATTCCAACCCTGGAGAAACACAGTGTGCTGAGAAACAGGTAGTGGGAGGGGAAAGGTGTGGAATTGGGGTACAGGCCTCCTTCACCCCACTTTCAGAGGCTTGTGGTCCAGGTCTGTCTCCCACCACCGCTCACCCACTGCTCCTTATTCAGTCAGTCCTGACTCGGCCCACTCACTTCAACACACAGGGCAAGGGTTCCAgttgtgcttggacccctgcctttttttttttttgacaggtagagttatagacagtgagagagagacagagagaaaggtcttcctttcgttggttcactccccaaatgagcgctatggctggcactgcaccaatccgaagccaggagccaggtgcttctcctggtctcccatgcgggtgcagggcccaagcacttgggccatcctccactgccttcccgggccacagcagagagctggactggaagaagagcaactgagactagaacccgatgcccatatgggatgccggtgccgcaggcgagggattaaccaagtgagccacggcgctggccccgcgAACCCCTGCCTTTCAGTGACGGTGGCTCCGGAAGTTCTTCCTGACCCTTCTTGTTTGGCTCTAAAACCCAGAACAGGGATGGGGGCACACTGGACAGCCTGTGCAAGGTGGGGACTTTCACTGGGCGTGGCAGTAACCTCACTGCAGCCTGAGGGAGGGTTCAGGTGTGCATCTGACTTAAAAGCTTTTGTGATCCTTTGCCAGCCTGAGGATCTGGCTGGAgaaagggtgggaggaaggaagcagTTAAATACAGAACCACAAGCCATAGGACGCATAGGAAACCAGGGACTCCTAGCAATCAAGGTTGGTtcagggcatgtgtgtgtgtgggtgtgtgagtgcgtgtgcatGCACGCACAGAAGTCTTGACCCAGTGTCTGAAGGTTTTGGGGCCCACTCTAGGAGTGGACACAACAGAGGTCTTGCTGACTGTTCCATTGAGTTACGCTGACCCTGACCAAAGGCCTGCTTTCCAAAGGGGGCTGTGTGTGTACCACTCAGGGTCTCCTGATCGCCCCAGCTGCCCGCTCTGCACCATCATGGACTCCAGCGCTGACCAGGGCCTCAGTCctcagacccctccctccctcgtgCAGGGTGGGGAGCTCCCTGGGCAGCCCGGCTGCTCACCTTCCACACAGTTGGTGGAGAAGAAACAGATGTTGCGGGTCTCCAGGGGGTTCTCGTGTGTGAACTCGGGGGAGCGGGTCTGGGGCTCCGACTCGCCCGTTAGGGATGAGTTGTCCACCTGAGGAGGGGGGGATGCAGTCATCAGACTGGCACAAACACTTGTGCACACAGAGCTGTCTCCTGAGCCAGTTCCAAGCACACTCCATCTTCATGACTTGAGGGACAAAATTACATTTGTCCTCATCGCATATTTATGGCATTACTCAGCAACTGCCCCTGCTCTGGTTTGCAGCCCTGGCTCATACTGGCTTTGCATGGAACCTTGGGTTATTTCTTTAACCAACCGGGcctttattttctcatctgtaaagtggggaatGTAAACAGCCTTTGCACTGCACCACTACCAGGGGAGCCTCTAGCAGTGGAGTCTATGAAAATGGCACTTCCTGGTGCTGCTCAGGGCTCAACCTGTGTGGCCACATGCAGCAGCCCTGCCTGACTGTTCTTTCAGAGCGGAATTAGATAGCGAATGTGAGCATGCAGACAACAACTGACACGTTTTCTGGCCCCAGCACATGGTAGTTATAAAGTGGATATCAAAGGCATAGAGCGTTCATAACACAGAGATGTTGGGAGACAGGACGAAGCACTGCATGCTAAGAGAAGGTTCGGGAGGGCTACTGACATTTGGACCCAGGTATCCTAGACTTTAAACCATGacctggtcccctgccacctctATCTGCCCAACCACTAGCTGTGGCGGAGCCTCTCACCTTGCAGCCGTGAGAAGAGATGATGCGGAGGTCGGCGGGCACGCGGTCTCCACCCTTCACCTCCACCAGGTCTCCTACCACCACCTCCTCTGCATTGATCTGCATCTTCTCTCCCTCCCGGACCACAAGGGCTTGCTGTGGGGAGGCCACGGGCAGCTCATGAAAAGCTTGTCTCTACCCTGCCCTCCTCTCACCCTCCACCAACCCCCTGTTCTGTGAGCAACACAATTAGGTCCTTGGGTGGGGAGCTAGAGGCTCTTTTTGTAAGCCCcggcccagagcccaggcctgccGTCTACCTGAGGCACCATGTTCTTGAAGGAATCCATGATCTtggagctcttggcttcctgGTAGTAAGAGAAGCAGCCGGTGACGATGACCACAGCGGCCAGCACCACACCTAGATAGAGCTgggaaagagagagtgtgtgaggcACCTGCCCTTCCCCATGCCAGAGGGGCAGCTGCCATTTATGGTGGGCAATCAGTGCCATCCAGGATGACAGCACAGACCTTTGTATGTGACTGGGAGTGAGCATGGATCGGGAGAGTGCTTGCTCCCAACCTCTAGCGTCCTAAGACagaaggggcaggggaggcctTAGGGAGTCCCCCAGGACTAGAACTTCCCAAGGGGTGAAGGCCCAGGATGTACTgggaaggagcagggaggggctgtcTCATTCTGTACAAAGTGTGTGGGTTTTGAGGGGTGCATTTTCCATGTGTATACCCTCAGCCTTCTTTTAGCCTGAAGTCTAGGGTTGGGTGTGGCTGTGGGACTGTGACGTGAGTATCTTATTCCATGCGCCTTCCTTGACCCCATCATGCTGGGGGCTCAGGGCGGAAGGATGGAGCCATAAGCTGGTCCAGGGGTCACGTGTGCCGACTCACATTGTCATTGGATGGTTCATCCTCCATGGCGGCCTGGATGCCaaaggccaggaagcagaggatggccccaatcCACAGCAGGATGGAGAAGCCCCCAAAAAGCTGGCGACAGAACTTGACCCACTCAGGAGTTGTCGGGGGTGGAGTGAGGGCATTGGGTCCGTCCCGAGCCAGTATGTCCTGAGCCCGCTGGTTGGTGAGGCCCTGAGGAGGCAAGCATGCATTCAGATCCAACTCAGCCCTGACCACACCCCAGCAGCTCACTGGCCGAGGAATAACGTCCAGGTGAAGAGTGAAAAATCCCTCCTGGTTGGAAGGGGTAGGGCACCATCAAGCGGGACCACATGGAGGAGGTGGGATTTGGAGGCCTTGAAGGCTCGGGAGGATTTTGACTGTGGTTCCAGTTGTGTCCAGGGCCACAGCATTTCTCCTGGACGCAGCCTGGCTAAGCTCCCTGGAAACAGACCTCAACTGGTCCTCACTGCATTTCTCTTCCTCCAGATTCCTCCTTTCCCCAAGGCTTCAAAGAGCAGCCTACATCACGAACTGTCACTGTCGCACGGCTTTGGCAGTCACCTGTCACTGTCCATGGagggcctcccccagccctgtgcccttAGCTGCAGGCTGGTTCAGATGCCCTTTTCTGGATCTGCCTGGCATCCCGTGCTTGCTTCTACAGACACACTCACTGTATTGTCTTGGGAATCTatgtttgcatttctttcttaTGCTAGACCCTGAGCTCCTTGAAAGCAAGGagtatttcttatttatctttgcCCCATTCACTCATCTATGCACTGAGTGTACAGTGAACACCTACTGCCTGCCAGGTATGGTTATCAAGTCTGGGGATCCAGAAATGGACAAGAACAACAAAGTCAGAGCTGccattgtggctcagcgggttaagccaacgcctgggatgccagcatcaaatatgagcactggtttgagtcccaggggctccacttccaatccagctcattgctattgcacttgggaaaatagcagaagatggacccAGTCTccctatccatgtgggagacccaggctcctgatttcagcctggccacgccctggccattgcggctattctggggtgtgaactagaggatggaagactttttttctgtctctccttctctgtctgtaactctttcaaataaataagtaagtcattttatatatttaaaaaaaggaacaacaaGGCCCATGCTTCGTGGATCTTGGGTCCTCACAATAGGTGCATGCAGTAAACAAATGCATAGTAATGC contains:
- the ATP1A2 gene encoding sodium/potassium-transporting ATPase subunit alpha-2, with protein sequence MGRGAGREYSPAATTAENGGGKKKQKEKELDELKKEVAMDDHKLSLDELGRKYQVDLSKGLTNQRAQDILARDGPNALTPPPTTPEWVKFCRQLFGGFSILLWIGAILCFLAFGIQAAMEDEPSNDNLYLGVVLAAVVIVTGCFSYYQEAKSSKIMDSFKNMVPQQALVVREGEKMQINAEEVVVGDLVEVKGGDRVPADLRIISSHGCKVDNSSLTGESEPQTRSPEFTHENPLETRNICFFSTNCVEGTARGIVIATGDRTVMGRIATLASGLEVGRTPIAMEIEHFIQLITGVAVFLGVSFFVLSLILGYSWLEAVIFLIGIIVANVPEGLLATVTVCLTLTAKRMARKNCLVKNLEAVETLGSTSTICSDKTGTLTQNRMTVAHMWFDNQIHEADTTEDQSGATFDKRSPTWTALSRIAGLCNRAVFKAGQENISVSKRDTAGDASESALLKCIELSCGSVRKMRDRNPKVAEIPFNSTNKYQLSIHEREDSPQSHVLVMKGAPERILDRCSTILVQGKEIPLDKEMQDAFQNAYMELGGLGERVLGFCHLNLPSGKFPRGFKFDTDELNFPTEKLCFVGLMSMIDPPRAAVPDAVGKCRSAGIKVIMVTGDHPITAKAIAKGVGIISEGNETVEDIAARLNIPVSQVNPREAKACVVHGSDLKDMTSEQLDEILRNHTEIVFARTSPQQKLIIVEGCQRQGAIVAVTGDGVNDSPALKKADIGIAMGISGSDVSKQAADMILLDDNFASIVTGVEEGRLIFDNLKKSIAYTLTSNIPEITPFLLFIIANIPLPLGTVTILCIDLGTDMVPAISLAYEAAESDIMKRQPRNPQTDKLVNERLISMAYGQIGMIQALGGFFTYFVILAENGFLPSRLLGIRLDWDDRTMNDLEDSYGQEWTYEQRKVVEFTCHTAFFASIVVVQWADLIICKTRRNSVFQQGMKNKILIFGLLEETALAAFLSYCPGMGVALRMYPLKVTWWFCAFPYSLLIFIYDEVRKLILRRYPGGWVEKETYY